GACAAAACGGTCTATCCTGCCCGCAAGATCGGCATTGACCTCAACCAACGGCAAACGGACCGTATTTTCAGAGAGGCCCATCGCCTGATGGATTTGCTTAATCCCTCCCGGATTGCCCTGCTCGAAAATCAGGTCGATCGAATCGGCGATTTTGTAATGGAGCGCATAAGCCTCATCGGTTTTACGCTGCAATCCCAGGCGGATCATTTCAGAAAATTCTTTCGGAAAGCCTTCGCCAATAACGGAAATCACCCCGGCGCCACCGGCCAGTACCATAGGGAGTGCAATCATGTCATCCCCTGAAATTACCAGAAAATCCTTTGGTTTGTGCTGGATGATCTTCATGGCCTGCACCATATCCCCTGCCGCCTCTTTCACGCCTATGATATTCGTATGGTCATTTGCGAGCCTCTGGATCGTCGACGGCAACATATTGCTTCCTGTCCTTGCCGGCACATTGTAAAGAATCACCGGGACCGGGGAAGCTTCGGCCACAGCACTGAAATGGCGGTAAATGCCTTCCTGCGTGGGCTTGTTGTAATATGGTGAAACCGAAAGGATGGCGGCAAACGGCGACAAGTCGCGCGTTTTCAGTTCGTCGACCACATCGGCAGTGTTGTTGCCGCCAACGCCCAGGACCAGCGGCAGCCTGCCGTTATTCGCTTTCTTAACGGTAGCAATAACCAATTCTTTTTCATCATCCGTGAGCGTGGCCGGCTCGCCTGTCGTGCCCAGTACAACGAGGTATTCCACCCCGCCTGCTATCACGTGGTTGACAATCCTTGCGAGGGCTTCCGTATCGACGGAAAAATCTTTTTTGAATGGAGTGACCAGCGCGACACCGGTACCAGTGAATGGTTGCATACTTAGATTTTGTTTAATATTATAAGGTAACGGAACAGTTCGGAGGTAAAAATTTCGAAATTTTCCGCTACCGTGTTGATCATAAAATGGTTGAGACGTTTGTCAATAGTTGAAAAACCGGCTTTAAAAGCCGCTTTGGATTTTTGTGTCACCAATAAAAGGGGCGCCTTTTCAATATCATAATAACTTATAAGCAAATCGAACGGCGCATCAGCAAAGCGGCTTACAGCGTCATTTTGGAAAACCCCGTCCCAATCGATGTCCCTTATCGTAAAAACATCGTGGTCAAACTGTTCGTTTTTCCTGATCTTGTCTTTAAACGCGAGGATACTGATGTCTTCAGGCTTAATGCCGTTGCGCAACAATTCGGCGACAAGGCCTTCTCGGTTCGTGAAATAGCTTTCGTCTATCAGCAAACCTACCGTTTTTATTTTTTCGGTACCAAAATGATTCTTAACGTTGGAAAGGCTATTTTTTAACTTTCTTTTTAATAAAAAATGCTTAACGAACTTTAAAAACATAGTACTTTTACTTGGTTTACAAATTTACTCAAAATAGTGGTTAAAATTCGATGGTAAATCTAAAAAACTATCACGTTACGGTAAGGCATTTTGTTTTATTCTTAACATTTCTCTGTTTGGGCTGTGCCCAGCAGAAACAGTACGTCACCCGCATCGAAGGCCGTCAGGTCGGGATTACTTCAGCGCAACCGCAAACGCCCGGGATTGACACCTTTATAAAACCGTATCGCGAGCATATCAATGAAGACCTCAGTACCGTGCTCGCCTATTCGCCGGAAACCCTTGAGAAATCCAAAGGCGAATGGCAAACGAACATCGGGAATTTCATGGCCGATGTGACCCTCGCAAAAGCCCGGACCGTGTTTGACCCGCGCGAGCAAAAACAAGTTGATATCTGCCTGCTGAATCATGGCGGCATCCGCGCAATCATTCCCAAAGGCAATGTGACGGCGCGGACAGCCTATGAAGTGATGCCGTTTGAAAACAGCCTCATTGTCCTGGCGCTCAAAGGGGAGCAATTATTGGAAATCGCTGCCTATATCATCAAGGAAAAAAAACCACATCCATTATCTGGAATGTCTTTTACAATTGGCAAAGACGGCAATCCCAAGAATATTACGGTGAACGGAAAACCGCTCGTCCCTGCAGATACTTATTACGTCGCGACCTCGGATTACCTGTCTAACGGTGGGGACAATATGGTGTTCTTCAAAAAAGCAACGGCATCGTTTGATATGGACTACAAGTTGCGCAATATACTGATCGATTATTTTAAGGAAACCGATACGCTGGTGGTGAATCACGACGAGCGGATATCGATTGAGCGATAAATTATTGCCCCATGCAGCGATATCTTCACAATGACTCGTCAGATATAGGGGACTCACTGCTGATCACTGCATGTTTTGGCCCAGTTACAAAGAAAAGCCGGACCGCGTCTTAAAAATTTAGAAAAATGAAAAGAAGGGATTTTATACAAAAAACAGCTGCAGGCACCGCGTTTCTGGCGTTGCCCGCGCCATTGATGTCGTTTGCGGCCGATGTGAAACATATTGTGGTGTTGCATACCAATGATGTACACAGCCATATCGATCCGTTTCCACCCGATGATCCCCGGAATGCCAATATGGGCGGGGTGTCCCGGCGTGCATCACTGATTGAAAGCGTCCGGAAGGAAAATCCGAACGTCCTTCTGCTGGATGCGGGCGACGTGTTCCAGGGTACGCCATACTTCAACTATTACGGTGGCGAGCTCGAACTGAAATTGATGAGCATGATGCGCTACGATCTGGCTACGATGGGAAATCATGATTTTGATAACGGCATTGAGGGATTTTACAAGCAGCTGCCGCATGCCCAATTCGACTTCGTATCGGCGAATTACAACTTTAAGAATACGGTCCTTGATACGATCGTAAAACCATATAAGGTATTCGACAAGGACGGCATCAAGGTTGGCGTTTTCGGCTTGGGTGTCGAATTGCAGGGTTTGGTCGACAAAAAGAACTACAAAGAAACTGTCTACCTTAATCCTGTGGAGGTAGCTACAGACGTGGTGAAAGTGCTGAAAGAAAAAGAAAAATGTGCGCTGATCATCTGCCTTTCCCATTTGGGATATGCCTACAAAGACGATCCGGAAAAAATCAGCGACCTGAAGCTCGCGGCGCAAACAAGGGACATTGACCTGATTATTGGCGGCCATACCCACACGTTCCTCGACAAACCAACCGTCGTAAAAAACCTGGATGACAAGGAGGTTTTGGTGAATCAGGTGGGGTGCTATGGCATTAACCTCGGGAGAATCGATTTTTATTTTGAACACGACAGGCAGAAAGCGGGTGGTTCAAAGGTCATTACCGTCTGATCATGAATTGACCACGCGATCGGTGCGCAGGAAATAGCGTACCATAAAGAAATAGGACAATACCTGCGACGAAATATTGATAAGCTCAAACAGGTAAACCGGCAGGTAAAAATGGTAGAGCAAATAAAAAATATCTGAAAGCGCAAAGCAGGTCCACATCAAAACACTGCTGATGGTTTGCCGGCTCCCTTTGGCAATATAATTCACGATCGCAAGCATACCCATCAGCGCGAGCACAATCCCATGACACAGGAACAGATAGAAAAACCTGCGCTCATTCATAAAATCCAGCGTCAGCATCGTGACGAGCAGGTAGGTCACAAAAATCAACGCCACGGCAATGGGCACGGCATCTTTGCGCCTCAACTTGCTCGTAACAAAATCTTTGATTACATACCGGATCATAATCAGATATACGGCGATAAGGCAGCATTCGGCAACAATGAATGAGCTGTCGAATCCCATTAATATATACACATCGGCAACGAATGACAGCAAAAACACAGCGGCTTTATCCGGGCTGACACTATGGTGGTTGTTGATATAATAATACACGAACACCGATGGCAGGATTGCGGCCTTAGGGTAAATTACCCAGGCATCGAGATGCAGGGAGTACAAGAGCACACACAGGATACACGCAGCAAAATATAAGATCAATGACGGTGTACCGGTTTTCATTGCAGCAGTTGGGTAAAGTCTGCTTCCGAGATGACAGGCACATTAAGTTTAGTGGCCTTTTCCAGTTTCGCCGGACCCATATTGTCACCGGCCACAACAAAATCAGTTTTGGCAGAAATGGAACTTCCTACCTTCCCGCCGTTGTCCTCAATGGCCTTTTTAAGTTCGTCGCGCGAATAATTTTCAAAAACCCCTGAAACGACGAAAGTTTTTCCCTGCAGCTTATCGGTGGCATCGGGATTGATACGTTCGACGGTTTCGAGTTGCACGCCAAAGTCCTTTAGCCGTTGGACAATGGTCTTATTTTCGTCGTTACCAAAAAACTCGAGGACGCTTCGCGCAATCCTTTCACCGATTTCGTCGACCAGGATCAAATCGGCCAAACCAGCCCGGGCCAGCGCGTCGCTGTTTTTGTAATGCTTTGCAAGCTTTTTGGCAACGGTCTCCCCGACGTAACGGATGCCCAGGGCAAACAATACCCGTTCAAACGGTATCTCCTTCGATTTGTTGATGCCGTTGATCAGGTTTTCAGCTGATTTCTGCGCCATGCGTTCGAGTGGCAGCACATCTTCCACGCTTAATTCATACAAGTCGGCATAATTGTGAACCAAACCGGCCTTGTAAAGCAACGCTACGGTCTCTCCGCCCAATCCCTCAATATCCATCGCCTTCCTTGAAATAAAGTGCTCGATACGACCAATAATCTGCGGTGGACAGCCATAAAAATTAGGACAGTAATGTTGTGCCTCCCCGGGATTGCGGATCAGTTCCGTGTGGCATTCCGGACAATGGGTGATATACGCTGTTTTTTCTGAATGCGGCGGCCTTTTTGATAAGTCGACGGCAATGATTTTGGGGATAATCTCTCCGCCTTTCTCCACATAAACCTCGTCGCCTACGCGTATGTCGAGCTTTTCAATCTGGTCGGCATTGTGGAGCGAGGCCCTTTTGACGATGGTTCCCGCCAACTGTACCGGCTCCAGATTGGCCACCGGGGTAATCGCGCCGGTACGCCCGACCTGGTACGAAATGGTATGAAGGCGCGTGGACACCTGTTCAGACTTGTACTTATACGCGATGGCCCAGCGCGGGGCTTTGGCGGTGTAACCCAATTCCTCCTGGTAATGGAGCGAGTTGACTTTGATCACCACACCATCAGTCTCATAAGGAAGTTCGTGCCGGTGTACGTCCCAATAATCAATAAACCCGAAAACTTCCTGCATGCTCTTTGCCAATTGCGCTTCTTTGGGCACTTTAAATCCCCAGTCGCGTGCATGCTGCAGCCCTTCAAAATGGGTGTTAAACGGCAGTTTATTCCCAACAACAGCATACAGAAGGCAGTCAAGTGGCCGTCTGGCGACTTCGGCACTATCCTGTAATTTAAGGCTTCCCGATGCGGTGTTCCTCGGGTTTGAGTAAGGCGCCTCCCCGATCTCCACCAACTCCCGGTTCATTTTTTCGAAACCGGAAAGCGGCAGGATGATCTCGCCACGGATATCGAACCTGGAAGGATAGTCGCCTTTCAGCTGCAACGGAATAGATCTGATGGTCCTGATGTTTACAGTGACATCGTCACCCTGGAATCCGTCGCCGCGGGTTACGGCTTTGCTCAGTTTCCCGTCCTCGTAAGTCAGGTTTATGGAAGCGCCGTCATATTTGAGTTCGCACGTAAATTCAGGATTTACGTTACCAAGGACCTTTATGAGTCGTTTTTCCCAGTCGATAAGGTCTTCTTTTGAGTAAGAGTTATCAAGCGAGTACATCCGTTGCTCGTGCACGACTGTGTTGAAGTTCCTGGTGACCATACCCCCAACGCGCTGTGTAGGCGAAT
The nucleotide sequence above comes from Flavobacterium magnum. Encoded proteins:
- the dapA gene encoding 4-hydroxy-tetrahydrodipicolinate synthase, which translates into the protein MQPFTGTGVALVTPFKKDFSVDTEALARIVNHVIAGGVEYLVVLGTTGEPATLTDDEKELVIATVKKANNGRLPLVLGVGGNNTADVVDELKTRDLSPFAAILSVSPYYNKPTQEGIYRHFSAVAEASPVPVILYNVPARTGSNMLPSTIQRLANDHTNIIGVKEAAGDMVQAMKIIQHKPKDFLVISGDDMIALPMVLAGGAGVISVIGEGFPKEFSEMIRLGLQRKTDEAYALHYKIADSIDLIFEQGNPGGIKQIHQAMGLSENTVRLPLVEVNADLAGRIDRFVRALGY
- a CDS encoding DUF6913 domain-containing protein translates to MFLKFVKHFLLKRKLKNSLSNVKNHFGTEKIKTVGLLIDESYFTNREGLVAELLRNGIKPEDISILAFKDKIRKNEQFDHDVFTIRDIDWDGVFQNDAVSRFADAPFDLLISYYDIEKAPLLLVTQKSKAAFKAGFSTIDKRLNHFMINTVAENFEIFTSELFRYLIILNKI
- a CDS encoding 5'-nucleotidase is translated as MGCAQQKQYVTRIEGRQVGITSAQPQTPGIDTFIKPYREHINEDLSTVLAYSPETLEKSKGEWQTNIGNFMADVTLAKARTVFDPREQKQVDICLLNHGGIRAIIPKGNVTARTAYEVMPFENSLIVLALKGEQLLEIAAYIIKEKKPHPLSGMSFTIGKDGNPKNITVNGKPLVPADTYYVATSDYLSNGGDNMVFFKKATASFDMDYKLRNILIDYFKETDTLVVNHDERISIER
- a CDS encoding bifunctional metallophosphatase/5'-nucleotidase, producing the protein MKRRDFIQKTAAGTAFLALPAPLMSFAADVKHIVVLHTNDVHSHIDPFPPDDPRNANMGGVSRRASLIESVRKENPNVLLLDAGDVFQGTPYFNYYGGELELKLMSMMRYDLATMGNHDFDNGIEGFYKQLPHAQFDFVSANYNFKNTVLDTIVKPYKVFDKDGIKVGVFGLGVELQGLVDKKNYKETVYLNPVEVATDVVKVLKEKEKCALIICLSHLGYAYKDDPEKISDLKLAAQTRDIDLIIGGHTHTFLDKPTVVKNLDDKEVLVNQVGCYGINLGRIDFYFEHDRQKAGGSKVITV
- the ligA gene encoding NAD-dependent DNA ligase LigA codes for the protein MELSNRIQALRDEINRHNYNYYVLDQSEISDFDFDMLLNELQQLEQAHPEFFDANSPTQRVGGMVTRNFNTVVHEQRMYSLDNSYSKEDLIDWEKRLIKVLGNVNPEFTCELKYDGASINLTYEDGKLSKAVTRGDGFQGDDVTVNIRTIRSIPLQLKGDYPSRFDIRGEIILPLSGFEKMNRELVEIGEAPYSNPRNTASGSLKLQDSAEVARRPLDCLLYAVVGNKLPFNTHFEGLQHARDWGFKVPKEAQLAKSMQEVFGFIDYWDVHRHELPYETDGVVIKVNSLHYQEELGYTAKAPRWAIAYKYKSEQVSTRLHTISYQVGRTGAITPVANLEPVQLAGTIVKRASLHNADQIEKLDIRVGDEVYVEKGGEIIPKIIAVDLSKRPPHSEKTAYITHCPECHTELIRNPGEAQHYCPNFYGCPPQIIGRIEHFISRKAMDIEGLGGETVALLYKAGLVHNYADLYELSVEDVLPLERMAQKSAENLINGINKSKEIPFERVLFALGIRYVGETVAKKLAKHYKNSDALARAGLADLILVDEIGERIARSVLEFFGNDENKTIVQRLKDFGVQLETVERINPDATDKLQGKTFVVSGVFENYSRDELKKAIEDNGGKVGSSISAKTDFVVAGDNMGPAKLEKATKLNVPVISEADFTQLLQ